A window from Fusobacterium sp. encodes these proteins:
- a CDS encoding GNAT family N-acetyltransferase — protein MEFRRATLEDIELLIDLRKKQLIDEGIRITQNIDYELDGFFRNFLGNNTMIEWLVESNSIVIASAAVIFYDFPPTYTNISGKKAYITNMYTSPEYRGKGIATSLLNRLVKDIQQAGIEKVWLGASKLGRPVYKKFGFKETDEWLEITI, from the coding sequence ATGGAATTTAGAAGAGCAACTTTAGAAGACATTGAACTTTTGATTGACCTAAGAAAAAAGCAACTTATAGATGAAGGAATTCGAATTACTCAAAACATTGATTATGAATTGGATGGATTCTTTAGAAACTTTTTGGGTAATAACACAATGATAGAATGGCTTGTTGAGAGTAACAGTATTGTCATTGCTAGTGCTGCTGTTATATTTTACGATTTTCCACCCACATATACTAATATAAGTGGTAAAAAAGCATATATAACAAATATGTATACATCACCTGAATATCGTGGGAAAGGGATTGCTACATCTTTATTAAACAGACTGGTAAAAGATATACAACAAGCAGGAATTGAGAAAGTTTGGCTTGGTGCCTCAAAATTAGGAAGACCAGTTTATAAAAAGTTTGGTTTTAAAGAAACGGATGAATGGCTAGAAATCACTATTTAA
- a CDS encoding DHA2 family efflux MFS transporter permease subunit, whose product MGISFELILATLALAIGSFMNVLDSTIVNVSLTHIAGDFAVAPTQGTWIITSYAVSEAIFLPLIGWLTKRFGIVRQYTVATLLFTAASMLCGISFSFGFLLFARVLQGIVGASMIPLSQTLMLSFYPKEKKAMALGIWSMTVVLAPVLGPVIGGWITDSFSWRWCFYINLPFGIISTLIVHSIFKKKGYKDKTEKVPVDKWGLIFLALGISSLQIMLDKGNDLDWFSSPFIIFLALLAFIFLTMLIIWEWHQENPVVNVRLFLNRNFAIGSISLTISSVAFFSSVVVIPLWLQNYMGYTALQSGMTTSTLGLSILFIAPILGSVLNKLDARKVVAAGFILFSITAVLTGNYTPDVTSTYISISRFLTGIGLGLFFIPLNTITLSNIQPEEMAGASGLYNFTRNIGNSFGTSLAINFWDHRISMHHQNLVSVINNGNPNFLNYIHQTEGPIKMKLALINQMITEQSALMGVNDIIIGSGLMILFLIPLVFMARKSIVK is encoded by the coding sequence ATGGGAATATCATTTGAACTTATATTAGCCACCTTAGCCTTGGCAATAGGTTCATTTATGAATGTATTGGATAGTACAATTGTAAATGTATCTCTTACACATATAGCAGGTGATTTTGCTGTAGCTCCAACTCAGGGAACATGGATAATCACATCTTATGCTGTTTCAGAAGCAATTTTTCTTCCATTGATAGGATGGTTGACTAAAAGATTTGGAATTGTCAGACAATATACAGTTGCTACTCTTTTATTTACAGCTGCAAGTATGCTTTGTGGTATAAGCTTTTCATTTGGTTTTTTATTATTTGCAAGAGTTCTTCAGGGAATAGTAGGAGCTAGCATGATACCTCTTTCTCAAACTTTGATGTTAAGCTTTTATCCAAAAGAAAAGAAAGCTATGGCTTTAGGAATATGGTCTATGACTGTTGTCCTTGCTCCAGTATTAGGGCCAGTAATTGGTGGTTGGATAACTGATTCATTCTCTTGGAGATGGTGTTTTTATATAAATCTTCCTTTTGGTATAATATCTACACTTATAGTTCATTCTATCTTTAAAAAGAAAGGTTATAAGGATAAAACAGAAAAAGTTCCTGTGGATAAATGGGGACTCATTTTTCTTGCATTAGGAATATCTTCTCTACAAATAATGTTGGATAAAGGAAATGATTTAGACTGGTTTTCAAGTCCTTTTATAATATTTCTTGCTCTTCTAGCATTTATTTTTCTTACTATGCTTATCATTTGGGAATGGCATCAAGAGAATCCTGTAGTCAATGTAAGATTATTTCTTAACAGAAATTTTGCTATAGGATCTATAAGTCTTACAATTTCATCAGTTGCATTTTTCTCTTCTGTAGTAGTAATTCCTCTGTGGCTCCAAAATTATATGGGATATACTGCTCTCCAAAGTGGTATGACCACATCTACTCTTGGGCTCTCCATATTATTTATTGCACCAATATTAGGAAGCGTATTAAATAAACTTGATGCAAGAAAAGTTGTGGCTGCTGGATTTATTCTTTTTTCAATAACAGCTGTGCTCACAGGAAATTATACTCCAGATGTAACCTCAACTTATATTTCAATTTCCAGATTTTTAACTGGTATTGGCCTTGGACTGTTTTTTATTCCTTTAAATACTATTACTTTATCCAATATTCAGCCTGAAGAAATGGCTGGAGCTTCAGGATTATATAATTTTACTAGAAATATTGGAAATAGTTTTGGAACTTCCCTTGCTATAAATTTCTGGGATCATAGAATTTCAATGCATCATCAAAATTTAGTTTCTGTAATCAATAATGGAAATCCAAATTTTTTAAACTACATTCATCAAACAGAAGGACCTATAAAGATGAAGCTTGCCCTTATCAATCAAATGATAACAGAGCAATCTGCTCTCATGGGAGTAAATGATATAATTATAGGAAGCGGTTTAATGATACTTTTTCTTATCCCGTTGGTTTTCATGGCTAGAAAATCTATTGTAAAATAA
- a CDS encoding HlyD family secretion protein, producing the protein MENKTLTKENIEETEKNKNDNSSKVTENNLNDQNIKKEKAKKKIFIFLIVLLIIGIIYGIYWILYGRNFVETDDAYVNGNQNIITSQVGGTITEIYIEDTQFVEKGQLLAVLDNIDYKIALENAAASLGKSVRTYSNLSSDVEQSEDNVKVRESQLKKAETDFAMDRASYNAGLISKHQYETSKNNLNIAISSLNQSKKALENARIQAESSSIHNHPDIQQAITAYKNAYVNLMRTKIFAPESGNIAKKAVFLGQKISASQELMTIIDLDNVWVDANLKETQMKDVKPGDEVQLISDINGKKYIGYVQGLSAGTGSSLSLLPAQNATGNWIKIVQRIPVRIIIDKDSLQKNGMIPIGSSMKAIVNIKKETKNILPYTKKSSTLYSIDEDVMNKEIEQIIKINLGKN; encoded by the coding sequence ATGGAAAATAAAACATTAACTAAAGAAAATATTGAAGAAACAGAAAAAAATAAAAATGATAACTCTTCCAAAGTTACAGAAAATAATCTTAATGATCAAAACATAAAAAAAGAAAAAGCAAAGAAAAAAATTTTTATATTCCTTATTGTACTTTTAATAATAGGAATAATTTATGGAATTTACTGGATTTTATATGGAAGAAATTTTGTTGAAACTGATGATGCTTATGTAAATGGAAATCAAAATATAATAACTTCTCAAGTGGGAGGAACTATCACAGAAATATATATCGAAGATACTCAATTTGTTGAAAAAGGCCAGCTTCTTGCAGTCCTAGATAATATTGACTATAAAATAGCTTTAGAAAATGCTGCTGCCAGTCTTGGAAAGTCTGTACGTACTTATTCAAATCTTTCATCAGATGTTGAGCAATCAGAAGATAATGTGAAAGTCAGAGAAAGTCAATTAAAAAAAGCTGAAACTGACTTTGCCATGGATAGAGCTTCGTATAATGCTGGATTAATAAGCAAACATCAATATGAAACAAGTAAGAACAATTTAAACATTGCTATTTCTTCCTTGAACCAAAGTAAAAAAGCCTTAGAAAATGCAAGGATACAAGCAGAAAGCAGTTCTATCCACAATCATCCAGATATACAACAGGCAATAACTGCATATAAAAATGCTTATGTTAACCTTATGAGAACAAAAATCTTTGCTCCTGAATCTGGAAACATAGCCAAAAAAGCTGTTTTTCTAGGACAAAAAATATCTGCTTCTCAAGAACTTATGACTATTATTGATTTGGATAATGTTTGGGTAGATGCCAACTTAAAAGAAACACAAATGAAAGATGTCAAACCAGGTGACGAAGTTCAACTTATAAGTGATATTAATGGTAAAAAATATATTGGTTATGTACAAGGCTTATCAGCAGGTACGGGAAGTTCACTTTCTCTCCTTCCAGCACAAAATGCAACTGGTAACTGGATAAAAATTGTACAAAGAATTCCAGTTCGTATAATTATTGATAAGGATAGTCTTCAAAAAAATGGAATGATTCCTATTGGAAGTTCAATGAAGGCCATTGTAAATATAAAAAAAGAAACTAAAAATATACTTCCTTATACAAAAAAATCATCTACTCTTTATTCAATAGATGAAGATGTGATGAATAAAGAAATTGAACAAATAATAAAAATAAATTTAGGTAAAAATTAG
- a CDS encoding Cof-type HAD-IIB family hydrolase produces the protein MNYKMIVTDLDDTLLNSEKKISPIDKEAIMKAQKAGIKFVLASGRPTFAMKELAEELKLADYGSYILSFNGSVITDCSTGKNILEESLTKNDIYLMYDFSQKYKTHILTYIDDEIISETDSEYIDVEIDLTKMNHRKVKNFKEAVNKDAVKCMLLEEPSYLKKVEIELKKEYGDKYSIAISKPFFLEVTKLGIDKGTGIKKLADLLNIKTEEIIVAGDSFNDISMLKTAGTSVAVANAQPEIKEIADYIVSSNDKGGMAELINKFIFTKI, from the coding sequence GTGAATTATAAAATGATAGTTACAGACTTGGATGATACACTTCTGAATTCTGAGAAAAAAATATCTCCTATTGATAAAGAAGCTATAATGAAAGCTCAAAAAGCTGGTATAAAATTTGTTCTTGCCTCTGGAAGGCCTACTTTTGCTATGAAAGAACTTGCTGAAGAACTAAAACTTGCTGATTATGGAAGTTATATATTATCTTTTAATGGTTCTGTTATTACAGACTGTAGCACAGGAAAAAATATATTAGAGGAGTCACTAACTAAAAATGATATTTATTTAATGTATGATTTTAGTCAAAAATATAAAACTCATATCCTTACATACATAGATGATGAAATAATTTCTGAAACTGACAGTGAGTATATAGATGTAGAAATAGATCTTACCAAGATGAACCATAGAAAAGTAAAAAATTTTAAGGAAGCTGTAAATAAGGATGCAGTTAAATGTATGCTTTTAGAAGAACCTTCATATCTTAAAAAAGTTGAGATAGAACTAAAAAAAGAATATGGAGATAAATATAGTATAGCAATATCAAAACCTTTTTTTCTTGAAGTAACAAAACTAGGTATAGACAAAGGAACTGGTATAAAAAAATTAGCTGATTTATTAAATATAAAAACAGAAGAAATAATTGTAGCTGGAGATTCTTTCAATGATATATCTATGTTAAAAACTGCTGGAACATCTGTTGCTGTAGCAAATGCTCAACCTGAAATAAAAGAAATTGCAGATTATATTGTTTCATCTAATGATAAAGGTGGTATGGCTGAGCTTATAAATAAATTTATTTTTACTAAAATTTAA
- a CDS encoding HU family DNA-binding protein, protein MTKKEFIDLYFSKGEFETKADAERKAAAFLTVIEERLLKGEDVTFLGFGKFEVVDRAARTCRNPQTGKEMKVEAKKAVKFKASKTLSEKIK, encoded by the coding sequence GTGACTAAAAAAGAATTTATTGATTTATATTTTTCAAAAGGAGAATTTGAAACTAAAGCAGATGCTGAAAGAAAGGCTGCAGCTTTCTTAACAGTTATTGAAGAAAGATTACTAAAAGGAGAAGATGTTACTTTTCTTGGATTTGGAAAATTTGAAGTAGTGGATAGAGCAGCTAGAACTTGTAGAAATCCACAAACTGGAAAAGAAATGAAAGTAGAAGCTAAAAAAGCTGTTAAATTTAAAGCCAGTAAAACTCTTTCAGAAAAAATTAAATAA
- a CDS encoding adhesion protein FadA: MKKTLLGCFLFVASITTFAESNVLSTLEQLELNFQQLEAEEKAMYEQRKSEAEEAQRTLIQQREMYQQIVTQEKRIADVKGNRYYKDQYSQLAKKYSDAKKVLEEEMKKQEEIINLFEMIK; the protein is encoded by the coding sequence ATGAAAAAAACACTATTAGGATGTTTTCTGTTTGTAGCATCAATAACAACATTTGCTGAGTCTAATGTTTTATCTACATTAGAGCAGCTGGAACTTAATTTTCAACAGCTTGAAGCTGAAGAAAAAGCTATGTATGAGCAAAGAAAATCAGAAGCTGAGGAAGCTCAAAGAACTCTTATTCAGCAGAGAGAGATGTATCAACAAATAGTTACACAGGAAAAGCGTATAGCTGATGTGAAAGGAAATAGATATTATAAGGATCAATATAGTCAGCTTGCTAAAAAATATTCTGATGCTAAGAAAGTACTAGAAGAAGAGATGAAGAAACAGGAAGAAATAATTAATTTATTTGAAATGATTAAATAG
- a CDS encoding TolC family protein, whose amino-acid sequence MNKKIILIFVVSTFLGCSPIPKITKNEIIIPNSISTDFIENEKLIFSSVNWWKIYNDPVLSQLINFALKENSDLKIAKLNIKKADEAINLAKSESGITINLTGDLKREKLGKNGTTPPPFGGKIINIGSIGLQADYNIDLFNKINSLTAEQKYKSEAIKLNSKWIELDISNRVAKLYIYWKYLYQENTILADQKNILTEIEKLQTQNLKIGNGIEDEVWTVQKEIRVINILLKENELNKQLTINNLNILAGNKYSNEISSLLEKNFKDLKSSFKEKVNIPPSVSSDIIVNRPDVEYYLMLIKGQEKHLNAAKADFYPQFSITGQYGFEGINFNKILRRDSLLGFIGPSIYLPIFHSGAIKSTYKIAGTDMNIFIEEYNKAVINAYNDIDSELYKTKTLWSTLNSSEENFKVETDLLSRDKKRLQIGTISKYDYLSKKYNWYNSKLDNEQHHFNLYTQQLQLINSLGGVYKIDK is encoded by the coding sequence ATGAATAAAAAAATTATTTTGATATTTGTAGTATCAACCTTTTTAGGTTGTTCACCAATACCTAAAATTACTAAAAATGAAATTATTATCCCTAATAGTATCTCTACTGATTTTATTGAAAATGAAAAGCTTATCTTTTCAAGCGTAAATTGGTGGAAAATATATAATGATCCTGTTCTTAGCCAATTAATCAATTTTGCTTTAAAAGAAAACAGTGATTTAAAAATAGCTAAACTTAATATCAAAAAAGCTGATGAAGCAATAAACCTTGCAAAATCTGAGTCAGGAATTACAATAAATTTAACAGGAGATTTAAAAAGAGAAAAACTTGGAAAAAATGGAACTACTCCCCCACCATTTGGAGGAAAAATAATTAATATTGGAAGCATTGGCCTTCAAGCTGATTATAATATTGACTTGTTCAATAAAATCAATTCATTAACAGCAGAGCAAAAATATAAATCTGAAGCAATAAAATTAAATTCAAAATGGATAGAACTTGATATTTCTAATAGAGTAGCTAAGCTTTATATTTACTGGAAATATTTATATCAAGAAAATACTATCCTAGCTGATCAAAAAAATATTCTTACTGAAATAGAAAAATTGCAAACTCAAAATTTAAAAATAGGAAATGGTATAGAAGATGAAGTATGGACAGTTCAAAAAGAAATTAGAGTAATTAATATACTCCTTAAAGAAAATGAATTAAATAAACAGCTTACAATAAATAACTTAAATATTCTCGCTGGTAATAAATACAGCAATGAAATATCCTCTCTCTTAGAGAAAAATTTCAAAGACTTAAAAAGCTCATTTAAAGAAAAAGTTAATATTCCTCCATCTGTATCTTCTGATATAATTGTAAACAGACCTGATGTAGAGTATTATCTTATGTTAATAAAAGGGCAGGAAAAACATCTGAATGCTGCTAAAGCAGATTTTTATCCACAATTTTCTATTACAGGTCAATATGGATTTGAAGGTATCAATTTCAATAAAATATTGAGAAGGGATTCTCTCTTAGGTTTTATAGGTCCAAGTATTTATCTTCCCATATTTCATTCTGGAGCTATTAAAAGTACATATAAAATAGCTGGTACTGATATGAATATATTTATAGAAGAATATAACAAGGCTGTTATTAATGCGTATAATGATATAGATAGTGAACTTTATAAAACCAAAACTCTATGGAGTACTTTAAATAGTTCTGAAGAAAATTTTAAAGTAGAAACAGATTTACTTTCTAGAGATAAAAAAAGATTACAGATAGGAACTATCTCAAAATATGATTATCTTTCTAAAAAATATAATTGGTATAATAGTAAATTAGATAATGAACAGCATCATTTCAATTTATATACTCAACAATTACAACTTATAAACTCTCTTGGTGGAGTGTATAAGATTGATAAATAA
- a CDS encoding ArnT family glycosyltransferase, translated as MKKQSYKKQYILIIFIYLIIFTPLVFFRYPDARNELKYFIITNDMINAKNYLILKYFSELYPDKPPLYFFILIFFKTHFKTLFFPLSLLFGSLLPSFGISILSFKLFTKLKDEKTGFFIAMILISIPYFLGVSLFLRMDILMSFFILLSMYLFFTMYQKKNEITITKLIFLYLSISIAVLIKGGAGFAVPVLIILTFLILERNLSFLKKIYFFQGLLLIIIIIGIWLYGIYLQPQGNEYISLLLGQETFGRIIKAKTHSRPFYFYLTRLPLILYPYGIIYLGAIVYYIKNIRKYFSWTLLEKIGFSWSIVPLIFFSFISGKLEIYLLPIYTGFIILSLTFIERIKFKNSGNIFIKITEGLLIVPLLIDIFFNKEKNKDKSIKFIFSSTIILYLIFPFLLMKYNEEFSLKSIASILKKSNNDIIAYRFPDLLNLSYEINKDIKEIENKENLSNVKNQKVFLVSREKYKDEIDENKNFKLIYNNKSYYLYSN; from the coding sequence ATGAAAAAGCAGTCTTATAAGAAACAATACATACTCATTATTTTTATTTATCTTATCATTTTTACTCCTTTAGTATTTTTTAGATATCCAGATGCCAGAAATGAGCTAAAATATTTTATAATAACTAATGATATGATAAATGCAAAAAATTATCTTATTTTAAAATATTTTTCAGAGCTTTATCCTGATAAACCACCATTATATTTTTTTATATTAATATTTTTTAAGACACATTTTAAGACTTTATTTTTTCCTTTATCTCTTTTATTTGGAAGTTTACTTCCATCTTTTGGTATATCAATTTTATCTTTTAAACTTTTTACAAAACTAAAAGATGAAAAAACAGGATTTTTTATTGCTATGATATTAATATCCATTCCATATTTTTTAGGAGTATCTCTATTTTTAAGAATGGATATACTTATGAGTTTTTTTATACTGTTGTCTATGTATCTATTTTTTACAATGTACCAGAAAAAAAATGAGATAACCATTACAAAACTTATATTTCTTTATTTAAGCATCAGTATCGCAGTTCTTATAAAAGGAGGAGCAGGATTTGCTGTTCCTGTTCTAATAATATTAACATTCCTTATTCTTGAAAGAAATTTATCTTTTCTTAAAAAAATATATTTTTTCCAAGGACTATTACTGATTATAATAATAATTGGAATATGGCTCTATGGAATATATCTTCAGCCACAAGGTAATGAATATATTTCTCTTCTTTTAGGACAAGAAACATTTGGAAGAATAATAAAAGCCAAAACACATTCAAGACCATTTTACTTTTATCTTACAAGGCTGCCACTTATACTTTATCCATATGGAATTATCTATTTAGGAGCCATAGTATATTACATAAAAAATATAAGAAAATATTTTTCTTGGACATTATTAGAAAAAATAGGATTTTCATGGAGTATAGTACCATTGATATTCTTTTCTTTTATCAGTGGTAAATTAGAAATATATCTCCTTCCAATATATACAGGTTTTATTATTTTAAGTTTAACTTTTATTGAAAGAATAAAATTTAAAAATTCTGGAAATATTTTTATAAAAATCACAGAAGGACTTTTAATAGTTCCTTTACTTATTGATATTTTTTTCAATAAAGAAAAAAATAAAGATAAAAGTATAAAATTTATTTTTAGCAGTACTATTATTTTATATCTAATTTTTCCATTTTTACTTATGAAATATAATGAAGAGTTTAGTTTGAAATCTATAGCCTCTATTCTAAAAAAAAGTAATAATGATATAATTGCCTATAGATTTCCTGATCTTTTAAATCTTTCCTATGAAATAAATAAAGATATCAAAGAAATAGAAAATAAAGAAAATCTCTCTAATGTTAAAAATCAAAAAGTATTTTTAGTAAGTAGAGAAAAATATAAAGATGAAATTGATGAAAATAAAAATTTTAAACTTATCTATAATAATAAGAGTTATTATCTATATAGCAACTAG